The Nicotiana tabacum cultivar K326 chromosome 1, ASM71507v2, whole genome shotgun sequence genome segment tttgagcaaggaaaagaaccTATGACTTCGATGTGATGACCTCAAAATGAATCGACCAAGACGACTATTCGTTATGTTAGCCTTTGCACGGATTTCATGCTATCCACCATTGTGATATATTTGATGGTCTTGATCTTATcgaggttgatctcgattccccgattagacaccatgaagccgaggaacttccCCAAGCCGATTCCAAAGGCACATTTTCCGgtttaagcttcatgttgtaattcctcaagattttgaatgtttcgtgcaaatgagttaaatggtcctctgcgcgcagggacttaaccaatatatcgtcaatgtaaacttccattgatttacctatctgTTCCTCGAACGTTTTGTTAACTAGGCATTGGTATGTAGCTccagcattttttagcccgaagggcattacgttgtaaCAATAAGTTTCAAACTTAGTGATGAACAAGGTCTTCTCCTGGTCCCccgggttcatctgaatctgattgtacctagagtaggcatcgagaaaggtaaggatctcatGGTCGGCCGTGGCATTGATCATGTGATTGATGTTAGGTAGTGtaaaagagtctttagggcatgctttgtttaaatccttataataaaCGTACATtttaagtttgtttccctttttaggaactacaactatgttggctaaccactccgggtattttacctcccgaatagatcctattttaagaagcttggttacttcatcctttatgaatgcatgcttcacctcgaactggggccttctcttttgcttcaccggtttgaacctgggGTCGATGCTTAGCCGGTGTGTTGCTATTTCCGGTGGGATCcatgtcatatctaaatgggaccaagcaaaaccatccatattattgataaggaattgaatgagttttttcctgagtttgggggttaaccccgttaccaggtatacctttttctcAGGCATGTACTCGATCAGTATGACCTATTCCAGTTCCTCGATCGTTGACTTGGTTGCATCTGACTCTTCGGGAGTAACAAAGGTTcgaggagtaaggaaatcctcttcttcttcttcttcttcggttACCTATTCTTCTGTTTCGGTCGAGGCTGGGGTCGTTGATTGCTATTTGGCTGTCTGCTTATCTTTAGTGCTCGATTTTTTAGAGGTCGAATGCACTGGTGCCGGAGTCACATCCTCGactgcaaacatctcctttgcagcATGTTATTCTCCGTGAACCGTTTTCACTCCATCCATTGTTGGgtatttcatcatttgatgaagcaTTGAAGGTACAACCCTTATGTTGTGAATCCACAGCCTCCCGAGTAgtgcattgtatctcatgtcaccttcgatgacatggaattttgtaTCTTGAATAGTTCCCACCACATTTACTGGTAGGATTATCTCCCCCTTCATTGTTTTGCTCTTTATGTTGAAGCCATTTAGGACTCGGGATGCAGGTACAATTTGATCCTGTAGGCTAAGTTGCTCTATGACCCTCAATCTGATtatgtttgctgagctacctggatccactagaacatgtttaacttgaattttatttaacaaaatagaaattaccagggcaCCATTGTGCGGCTGAGATATGCCTTCTGCTTCCTCGTCATTGAATGATAGGACGCCCTCGGGCACATAGCTCCGAATCCATTTTTCTCTGGTGATCGACACTTTGGTGTGTTTGAACACaggcccttgtggaatatcgacgCCGCCAATGATCATATGGATTACATgctgtggttcttcctgctcattTTTTCTATTTGCATCTCTTTCCCTGAAGTGGTTCTTAGCCCGATCAATGAGAAATTCTCGAAGATGAACCTCGTTGAACAACTGAGCCACTTCCTCCCTTAGCTTCCTGCAGTCTTCAGTTCTatggccatgtgtgccatgatacttacaaaTCAAGTTTGGATTCCTTTGAGAGGGATCAGTTTGTATAGGCCTGGGCCATATGGTGTCTTTGATTCTTCCAATAGCTGATCTGATTCTCGATGCATCTATACTGAAATTATACACCCGACAATCGAGGTGCTTTTGCGGGGTCGGTATGTTTATCGAATCCATTCTTACTCCTGAGTCCCCCAGAGCTATGACCTTGATCATTTATTCATCATTTCGAGGAGCATTACGCCCCGAGCCGTTGTTTCTCCAATCTACATACGGCTGATACCGTTCCTTGTTTGATCTTGATTCCCTATCTGTACCCTCGGGGGCTTAACTGCCAATCTTTTAGGATGAACTGAaaccgagggggctcccaactggtcgtcctTGACCCCTGACCTTCGATTGGTAACAATTATACACATCTGACCATgtcacagctggatactcgataaGATTTTGCTTTAATTGTCAAGACGTGATAGAACTCCATTCGTTTAAACCCTGCATAAAATCCTGCACTGCCTAGTCATCCGAGACCGGTGATAAatccattcgctccatttgaaaCCGGAATACGAACTCCCTTAACATCCCATCGCTCTTCT includes the following:
- the LOC107792335 gene encoding uncharacterized protein LOC107792335, with product MDSINIPTPQKHLDCRVYNFSIDASRIRSAIGRIKDTIWPRPIQTDPSQRNPNLICKYHGTHGHRTEDCRKLREEVAQLFNEVHLREFLIDRAKNHFRERDANRKNEQEEPQHVIHMIIGGVDIPQGPVFKHTKVSITREKWIRSYVPEGVLSFNDEEAEGSSANIIRLRVIEQLSLQDQIVPASRVLNGFNIKSKTMKGEIILPVNVVGTIQDTKFHVIEGDMRYNALLGRLWIHNIRVVPSMLHQMMKYPTMDGVKTVHGE